A portion of the Cloacibacillus sp. genome contains these proteins:
- a CDS encoding rhodanese-like domain-containing protein: MKKFGAAIAVVVLTAVVMVGTAMAADAATYPLKKISPQEVAVLIETQRPIAIIDVRSLPEFMTGHIPAAISIPMAVLADAMTHSMIPDENKVIIVYGASEKISQQAGQMLCDFGYKNVYRLVSFANWNGKVESVK, encoded by the coding sequence ATGAAGAAATTTGGAGCGGCAATTGCAGTTGTAGTCCTGACGGCAGTAGTAATGGTGGGAACGGCCATGGCGGCTGATGCGGCCACCTATCCCCTTAAGAAGATATCACCGCAGGAAGTTGCGGTCCTTATTGAAACACAGCGCCCGATAGCGATCATCGACGTTCGCTCACTGCCCGAGTTCATGACGGGACACATCCCGGCGGCAATATCCATTCCTATGGCTGTTTTGGCCGACGCTATGACCCACTCGATGATCCCCGACGAGAATAAGGTGATCATAGTCTACGGCGCAAGCGAGAAGATAAGCCAGCAGGCGGGACAGATGCTCTGCGACTTCGGCTATAAGAATGTCTATCGCCTCGTCAGCTTCGCCAACTGGAATGGCAAAGTTGAGAGCGTAAAGTAA
- a CDS encoding rubrerythrin family protein, producing MELKGSKTEKNLWEAFAGESMARNKYTYFASAAKKAGYEQISAIFHETAENEKEHAKLHFKALSGISSDTITNLLAAAAGENEEWSDMYPRMAKEAREEGFNELAVMFENIAKVEAEHEKRYRALAKNIEEGTVFAKGGKLFWKCRNCGAIFELDKAPEKCPVCQHPQSYFEVQSKNW from the coding sequence ATGGAACTTAAAGGAAGCAAGACGGAAAAGAACCTGTGGGAAGCTTTCGCCGGCGAATCCATGGCGCGCAACAAGTACACCTATTTCGCGTCGGCCGCTAAAAAGGCCGGCTATGAACAGATATCGGCAATCTTCCATGAGACAGCCGAGAACGAAAAAGAGCACGCGAAGCTGCATTTCAAGGCGCTTTCCGGCATAAGCTCCGATACTATCACCAACCTTCTTGCGGCCGCCGCGGGAGAAAACGAAGAATGGTCTGATATGTACCCCCGCATGGCGAAAGAGGCCCGCGAAGAGGGCTTCAACGAGCTTGCCGTAATGTTTGAGAACATAGCGAAGGTAGAGGCCGAGCACGAGAAGCGTTACAGGGCGCTTGCAAAGAACATAGAAGAGGGCACAGTATTTGCCAAAGGCGGCAAACTCTTCTGGAAGTGCCGCAACTGCGGAGCCATCTTCGAACTGGACAAGGCTCCTGAGAAGTGCCCCGTCTGCCAGCATCCGCAGTCATACTTCGAGGTTCAGTCAAAGAACTGGTAG